From one Colletotrichum destructivum chromosome 3, complete sequence genomic stretch:
- a CDS encoding Putative cytochrome P450: MFLRLFIAISSLTFVLVLIVKGYLLVIKMAVFVLLAFAVVVGLLAREFYSWYRLSHVPGPFWHGITGFSMALAALNGSIHEYYMELHEKYGPLVRIGPNTVMFSDGETLRKIAGARSRYTKGEWYAVGRTTPGEDHLFSMRDEEKRKYLKSKMGPGYAGIENGGFEAGIDKNIAAFVDLIDRKYISTAKEYRPMDMASKSTYFALDVISELGFGTPYGFLKEDRDLYQYVSTKDAFFPVMITMGNVPWLATLMHSWPLNLGLPKSGDSAGFGALMGFAKTFVDGRLAADTKPGRDMIQSFINAGLTRDELTQEVYVETIAGSDTTATAIRMILLSLLSNPSAFAALRAEIDTAVSKRMISSPIKDSESRFMPYLQAVIREGLRLYPPSTGIVSKEVPGGGDVVHGYRLPAGVQLGENICSIGRSKEVFGPDAHLFRPERWIEAAMSDDEERYKAMMSTTDLVFGSGKFYCMGRNIALMELNKIFVELLRRYDFAIAKPEKPLRLWSAGFWITHDFWLRITKRSNR; this comes from the exons ATGTTTCTTCGCCTCTTCATCGCTATTTCATCGCTCACTTTCGTGCTTGTTTTAATCGTTAAAGGATATCTCCTTGTAATCAAGATGGCCGTGTTTGTCCTCCTGGCTTTCGCTGTGGTCGTCGGCCTCTTGGCGCGAGAGTTCTACTCATGGTACCGCCTCTCACACGTCCCGGGCCCGTTCTGGCACGGCATCACTGGCTTCTCGATGGCGCTGGCCGCGCTGAACGGGTCGATCCACGAGTATTATATGGAGCTGCATGAGAAATACG GTCCTCTCGTCCGCATCGGACCCAACACCGTCATGTTCAGTGACGGTGAAACCCTCAGAAAGATCGCGGGCGCTCGGAGCAGGTACACGAAGGGCGAATGGTACGCGGTCGGGAGGACGACGCCGGGTGAAGACCACCTGTTCTCGATgcgcgacgaggagaagcgaAAGTATCTGAAGAGCAAAATGGGGCCCGGT TACGCCGGTATCGAGAACGGCGGCTTCGAAGCCGGCATCGACAAAAACATTGCCGCGTTCGTCGACTTGATTGACCGCAAGTACATCTCGACCGCCAAGGAGTACAGGCCCATGGACATGGCAAGCAAGTCGACCTATTTCGCCCTAGACGTGATCAGCGAGCTCGGGTTCGGCACGCCGTACGGATTCCTCAAGGAGGATCGCGACCTCTACCAATACGTCAGCACCAAGGACGCCTTCTTCCCGGTGATGATCACAATGGGGAACGTGCCTTGGCTGGCCACACTGATGCATAGCTGGCCCCTGAATCTGGGGTTGCCGAAGTCGGGTGACTCGGCCGGGTTCGGGGCGCTCATGGG TTTCGCCAAAACCTTTGTGGATGGCAGGTTGGCTGCAGACACGAAGCCCGGACGGGATATGATCCAGTCCTTCATCAACGCCGGCTTGACGCGCGACGAGCTGACACAGGAAGTCTACGTGGAAAC AATCGCCGGGTCCGACACCACCGCGACGGCCATCCGCATGATCCTGCTATCCCTCCTCTCCAACCCGTCAGCCTTCGCCGCGCTGCGCGCCGAGATCGACACCGCCGTCTCCAAGAGGATGATCAGCTCGCCGATCAAGGACTCGGAGTCGAGGTTCATGCCGTATCTCCAAGCCGTGATCCGCGAGGGCCTCCGCCTCTATCCGCCGTCCACCGGCATCGTCAGCAAAGAGGtgcccggcggcggggacgtcGTCCACGGGTACCGGTTGCCCGCCGGGGTCCAGCTGGGGGAGAACATCTGCAGCATCGGCCGGTCGAAGGAGGTTTTCGGGCCCGACGCGCACCTCTTCCGTCCCGAGAGGTGGatcgaggcggcgatgagcgacgacgaggagaggtacaaggcgatgatgtcgacgacggaccTGGTGTTCGGGTCCGGCAAGTTTTATTGCATGGGCAGGAACATCGCCCTGATGGAGCTGAACAAGATCTTTGTCGAG CTTCTCCGCAGGTACGACTTTGCCATTGCGAAACCGGAAAAGCCCTTGAGGCTTTGGAGCGCAGGGTTCTGGATAACGCATGACTTTTGGTTGAGAATCACCAAGAGAAGCAACAGGTAG
- a CDS encoding Putative platelet-activating factor acetylhydrolase-like, alpha/Beta hydrolase yields the protein MSPAAQAPPTAAEKLASFFSRLSPVPSLPDYTGPYKVGTVDIEVPVSELESPSPTPYSASDIHTVQCRIFYPATPESNGKRINWLPSPQRQHVSAYTQFIGIRPVLADIMSFLPRHLHYATIPVHKNAEILEPDTPNRRWPTMIFSHGLGGNRNTYSHLAGSLASHGIVVICPEHRDGSAVASFVRIPGKQDQYFMRDTRRVVPYVRLDHDARPEIYEAREDQLRIRLWELGLIHVVAMNMDLGLAMSNLNKSTPSLTQFKNKLHVHEPGCIIFGGHSFGAASVVQFLKTTYYSESSALAHVAKPLFTPRKDSALCRQITEKNVTMLLDMWCFPLLAPGSSELFQLPLPAYANKPTAPGGSAILAVESDAFFKWNDHLHVTARVLSPQPSVNVITSQLFSRSGVRLAEPNFFYVQNSAHLSQSDFGVLFPWLTKKIFKSEEPERALRLNLRAQLQLLRSNGVPVARTWIGDLVDGTGSGKMGISGDEDGDNGPHDGLMDDKTIFDRSEGKVQYWKWIDVIGMGEAKEVSSAETTTNGAGGSAVNAQVAGVERTDQNMEDELEPLQAVASAAQAGAMRS from the exons ATGTCGCCTGCCGCGCAAGCGCCCCCGACGGCCGCCGAAAAGCtggcgtccttcttctcacGTCTGAGCCCTGTGCCGTCCCTCCCCGACTACACCGGCCCCTACAAGGTCGGCACCGTTGACATCGAGGTGCCCGTTTCCGAGCTTGAGTCGCCGAGCCCGACCCCTTACAGCGCCTCCGACATCCACACTGTCCAGTGCCGCATCTTCTACCCTGCGACCCCCGAGTCCAACGGCAAGAGGATCAATTGGCTGCCTTCGCCTCAGAGACAGCATGTCTCGGCCTACACCCAATTCATTGGCATCCGCCCGGTGCTCGCAGACATTATGTC ATTCCTCCCGCGACACTTGCACTACGCGACGATTCCCGTCCACAAGAacgccgagatcctcgaACCCGATACCCCGAACCGACGATGGCCGACCATGATCTTCTCCCACGGTCTCGGCGGCAACCGGAACACGTATTCCCACCTGGCCGGCTCGCTGGCCTCccacggcatcgtcgtcatctgcCCTGAGCATCgcgacggcagcgccgtGGCCTCCTTCGTGCGCATCCCCGGCAAGCAGGATCAGTACTTCATGCGCGACACCCGCCGCGTCGTCCCTTACGTCCGTCTCGATCACGACGCGCGCCCTGAGATCTACGAAGCGCGTGAGGACCAGCTGCGCATCCGCCTGTGGGAGCTGGGCCTGATCCACGTGGTGGCCATGAACATGGATCTCGGCCTGGCCATGTCAAACCTGAACAAGTCGACGCCCAGCCTGACCCAGTTCAAGAACAAGCTTCACGTCCACGAGCCTGGGTGCATCATTTTCGGTGGCCACAGTTTCGGCGCCGCCTCTGTCGTGCAGTTCCTCAAGACCACGTACTATTCCGAGTcctccgccctcgcccacgTCGCCAAGCCCCTCTTCACCCCGCGCAAGGACTCGGCGCTGTGCCGGCAGATCACGGAAAAGAACGTCACCATGCTTCTCGACATGTGGTGCTTCCCGCTGCTCGCCCCAGGCTCCTCGGAGCTCTTCCAACTGCCCCTGCCGGCGTACGCGAACAAGCCCACGGCccccggcggcagcgccatcctcgccgtcgagtcgGACGCCTTCTTCAAGTGGAACGACCACCTCCACGTCACCGCCCGCGTGCTGTCGCCGCAGCCCTCGGTCAACGTCATCACGTCGCAGCTCTTCAGCCGCAGCggcgtccgcctcgccgagccaAATTTCTTCTACGTCCAGAACTCGGCGCACTTGAGCCAGTCGGACTTTGGCGTCCTGTTCCCCTGGCTGACCAAGAAGATCTTCAAATCGGAGGAGCCGGAGCGCGCGTTGCGGCTGAACCTGAGGGCGCAGCTGCAGCTTCTGCGGTCCAACGGTGTGCCGGTGGCGAGGACGTGGATCGGCGACCTGGTTGACGGCACGGGGTCCGGCAAGATGGGCatctcgggcgacgaggacggcgacaaCGGGCCGCACGACGGGCTCATGGACGACAAGACCATCTTCGACCGCTCCGAGGGCAAGGTGCAGTACTGGAAGTGGATCGACGTCATCGGCATgggcgaggccaaggaggttTCCAGtgccgagacgacgaccaacggcgccggcgggtCGGCCGTCAACGCGCAAgttgccggcgtcgagcggACGGACCAAAACATGGAGGACGAGCTGGAGCCCCTGCAGGCGGTTGCAAGCGCCGCGCAGGCCGGGGCGATGCGGTCATGA
- a CDS encoding Putative oxidoreductase, molybdopterin-binding domain, oxidoreductase FAD/NAD(P)-binding protein: MGATSHFVVKKTDHPGSTRREIEQEPNWGSGHNHRIGFKNRDNRVPGYVAEAKGKLSALHQRMDGGDLVNFEDVIKAQEDLSLRHPENRSVGWRYVLDVTEDWVKYGQRWPANLEAEKKKKEEEAEDAEKNNKVEEDKGKRNNHPFTPPDTPVEDSQPKSDGDKEKPEDKYSPQDLALLRALENESEYIRNLEINDGKRVSPQKSHRQQVSIDEADQFTPDNWLPRSQDLIRLTGKHPLNAEPRLTKLFDAGLVTPNELHYVRNHGPVPRLLWEFHEIDVEHGALVLSMDRLKNDFEAINIPVFLACDGMRRKELNLIRKSKGFNWGPGAGSCAYWKGPLLRDILLEAGIPGRRWRLRADQRYWVNFEGADELSEGKYATSIPFEYAMDPMNDVILAYEMNDVPLPPDHGYPVRVIIPGYVGGRNVKWLKRVWISEQENDSHYHVWDNRVLPSFITEMESAFAEAMFRHPSTACNEQNLNSVIVRPEQGERISLADAGGGGGGGHKTYRVRGYAYDGGGHEVQRVEVSLDGGESWLYCVRTFPEAPVRHGNKFWTWLHWHVDVPLSHLIQAREVKVRCFNVFKNTQPERPAWNLMGMMNNCWYTVRSEIVDDDDADVGGDTHVLFRHPTEPGTGDGGWMKESVVNQIEAAKRDAGTPQKQFTREEVEKHDKEDDCWIVVDGKVYDATSVMAWHPGGKAPIMAHAGRLHQETTEEFESIHDGLAYEKLQECLLGVVTDKARNFIKKNAEKEAAEKAKGDVDDKRALKKHRWIPTKLVDRKTLSDDTFSYTFRLPDRQAVLGLGTCQHVFIGFHLHDKMLVRSYTPTRPILPAPQDAPSEIPEPRGGDGDGDGDGDGDEGNQKHGPADGDGTFELVVKTYFPDARQPGGAMSNILHNLPIGGEVEIRGPTGEITYEGNGRFVIDGEERVFRRVSLVLGGSGVTPGYSLIARIVAAGSDETEVRVVDANKAEKDILLRDELDGFARESGGRLGITHVLSHPSDEWKGLKGHVDEKVLKESLFPPSGDSAVFLCGPPTMIQKAVLPALKDWGYEEDKNMFGF; the protein is encoded by the exons ATGGGCGCAACAAGCCATTTCGTCgtcaagaagacggaccACCCGGGCTCGACCCGGCGGGAAATCGAACAGGAACCGAACTGGGGATCGGGACACAACCACCGTATCGGGTTCAAGAACCGCGACAACCGGGTGCCCGGTTatgtcgccgaggccaaggggAAGCTGAGTGCCCTCCACCAGCGGATGGACGGTGGCGACCTCGTCAATTTCGAGGACGTGATCAAGGCCCAGGAGGACCTTAGCCTGCGGCACCCAGAAAACAGATCCGTCGGCTGGCGTTACGTGCTCGACGTGACGGAGGACTGGGTCAAGTATGGCCAGAGGTGGCCTGCCAACCTGGAAgcagagaagaagaagaaggaggaggaggcggaggacgccgagaagaatAATAaggtggaagaagacaagGGGAAACGGAACAATCACCCTTTTACGCCACCAGATACGCCAGTCGAGGATAGCCAACCCAAGAGCGATggcgacaaggagaagccCGAAGACAAATACTCACCCCAGGATCTGGCACTCCTACGCGCCCTCGAGAACGAGAGCGAGTACATCAGGAACCTGGAGATCAACGACGGGAAGCGGGTGTCTCCCCAGAAGAGCCACCGCCAGCAAGTGTCcatcgacgaagccgaccaGTTCACGCCGGACAACTGGCTCCCGCGCAGCCAGGACCTCATCCGCCTCACCGGCAAACACCCGCTGAACGCCGAGCCGCGCCTGACGAAGCTCTTCGACGCCGGGCTGGTGACGCCCAACGAGCTGCACTACGTCCGGAACCACGGCCCTGTCCCCCGGCTGCTGTGGGAGTTCCACGAgatcgacgtcgagcacGGCGCGCTGGTGCTCTCGATGGACCGGCTCAAGAACGActtcgaggccatcaacATCCCCGTGTTCCTGGCCTGCGACGGCATGCGGCGCAAGGAGCTCAACCTCATCCGCAAGTCCAAGGGCTTCAACTGGGGTCCCGGAGCCGGGAGCTGCGCGTACTGGAAGggccccctcctccgggacatcctcctcgaggccggcatccccgggcggcggtggcggctgAGGGCAGATCAGCGCTACTGGGTCAACTTTGAAGGCGCGGACGAGCTGAGCGAGGGGAAGTACGCGACAAGCATCCCGTTCGAGTACGCCATGGACCCCATGAACGACGTGATCCTCGCCTACGAGATGAACGACGTGCCCTTGCCCCCGGACCACGGCTACCCCGTGCGCGTCATCATCCCGGGCTACGTCGGCGGACGCAACGTCAAGTGGCTGAAGCGCGTCTGGATCAGCGAGCAGGAGAACGACTCGCACTACCACGTCTGGGACAACCGCGTGCTGCCGTCCTTCATCACAGAAATGGAGAgcgccttcgccgaggccatgttCCGGCACCCGAGCACGGCGTGCAACGAGCAAAACCTCAACTCGGTCATCGTGCGCCCGGAGCAGGGCGAGCGGATCAGCCTCGCGgacgccggtggcggcggcggcggcgggcacaAGACGTACCGCGTCCGGGGCTACGCGtacgacggcggcgggcacgAGGTGCAGCGTGTTGAGGTGtcgctcgacggcggcgagagctGGCTCTACTGCGTCCGGACGTTCCCGGAGGCCCCCGTGCGGCACGGCAACAAGTTCTGGACCTGGCTGCACTGGCACGTCGACGTGCCGCTCTCGCACCTGATCCAGGCGCGGGAGGTCAAGGTGCGGTGCTTCAACGTGTTCAAGAACACGCAGCCCGAGCGGCCGGCGTGGAACCTGATGGGCATGATGAACAACTGCTGGTACACGGTCCGGTCCGagatcgtcgacgacgacgacgcggacgtcggcggcgacacgCACGTGCTCTTCCGGCACCCGACGGAGCCGGGGACGGGGGACGGCGGGTGGATGAAGGAGAGCGTCGTGAACCAGATCGAGGCGGCGAAGCGGGACGCCGGCACGCCGCAGAAGCAGTTCAcgagggaggaggtcgagaagcacgACAAGGAGGACGACTGCTGGATCGTAGTGGACGGCAAGGTGTACGACGCCACGTCGGTCATGGCGTGGCACCCAGGCGGAAAGGCGCCCATCATGGCCCACGCCGGCCGACTGCATCaggagacgacggaggagTTTGAGAGCATCCACGACGGGCTCGCGTATGAGAAGCTGCAAG AATGCCTCCTCGGGGTCGTCACCGATAAGGCCCGGAATTTCATCAAGAAGaacgccgagaaggaggccgccgagaaggccaagggcgacgtcgacgataAACGCGCATTGAAGAAGCACAGATGGATCCCGACGAAGCTCGTCGATAGAAAGACCCTCTCGGACGACACGTTCTCGTACACCTTCCGGCTGCCGGATCGccaggccgtcctcggcctcggcacgTGCCAGCACGTCTTCATCGGCTTCCACCTACACGACAAGATGCTCGTGCGGTCGTACACGCCGACGCGGCCCATCCTGCCGGCCCCGCAAGACGCGCCGAGCGAAATCCCGGAGCCGcggggcggcgacggggacggggacggggacggggacggggacgagggAAACCAGAAACACGGCCccgcggacggcgacggcacctttgagctcgtcgtcaagaCGTACTTCCCCGACGCCAGGCaacccggcggcgccatgtCCAACATCCTGCACAACCTGcccatcggcggcgaggtcgagatccGCGGGCCGACGGGGGAGATCACGTACGAGGGGAACGGGAGGttcgtcatcgacggcgaggagcgcGTCTTCAGGCGCGTCtcgctcgtcctcggcggctcgGGCGTGACGCCGGGGTACTCGCTCATCGCGCGGATCGTGGcggccggcagcgacgaGACGGAGGTGCGCGTAGTGGacgccaacaaggccgagaaggacatCCTGCTCCgggacgagctcgacggtTTCGCCCGGGAGAGCGGCGGGCGTCTGGGGATCACACACGTGCTGAGCCACCCGAGCGACGAGTGGAAGGGCCTGAAGGggcacgtcgacgagaaggtGTTGAAAGAGAGCCTGTTCCCGCCGTCGGGCGACAGTGCCGTCTTCCTCTGcgggccgccgacgatgattCAGAAGGCCGTGCTGCCGGCGTTGAAAG ACTGGGGGTATGAGGAGGACAAGAACATGTTTGGGTTTTAA
- a CDS encoding Putative cyanovirin-N, with protein MTATTATNATISCSETPVQQTKGAVNKGSSKDPYAIKAMPTPVANTTFSKVTMGLVPRSGFKGTCANIHGDSGDPAVIWACCRTPTGWGVQNRFDLSKCLQNVNGTLTPHPAGHFRRGCGGCAIQDPFKPTIYTCKCGTDVKNGPQQFVDTTVDLNDFIGNHEGALFCHGVNEKRLMGTCAPRFV; from the exons ATGACTGCAACGACCGCAACGAATGCAACGATTTCATGCTCGGAAACACCGGTCCAACAAACCAAAGGAGCCGTAAACAAAGGCAGTTCCAAGGACCCCTATGCCATCAAGGCCATGCCCACACCAGTCGCCAACACCACGTTCAGCAAGGTCACGATGGGCCTCGTCCCCCGCTCCGGCTTCAAGGGCACGTGCGCCAACATCcacggcgacagcggcgacCCGGCCGTCATCTGGGCGTGCtgcaggacgccgacgggctGGGGCGTCCAGAACAGGTTCGACCTGAGCAAGTGCCTGCAGAACGTCAACGGCACGCTCACGCCGCACCCGGCGGGCCACTTCCggcgcggctgcggcggctgcgcCATCCAAGACCCGTTCAAGCCCACGATCTACACCTGCAAGTGCGGCACGGACGTCAAGAATGGCCCGCAGCAGTTCGTCGACACGACGGTTGACTTG AATGACTTTATTGGCAACCATGAGGGCGCGCTTTTCTGTCACGGCGTCAATGAGAAACGGCTCATGGGAACATGCGCTCCCAGATTCGTCTAG
- a CDS encoding Putative chromatin assembly factor 1 subunit A → MPLFEMSTNVQRESDMGANVLKRSHEEFSGDELMIDERGLAVGVKQQATEAAVQPVKAAPHSPQMLDRDSPPPQSSPGSLTDAATNTPPRGSPSPNLTPTKTPSSPKLTTDAGSSSNPPAPNPTPSANQLAKRKRRTAAEKEAEEKEKAQKKKEREEKKEAKQAEKAKADAEKQARLDEKRRKKEEEERKVQEEKEKKERAQPKLMSFFKAPSTTPKKDAAVTPNIKTESPAKPAATSTSSAAPTVKKEEKSEYEKRFKPFYIHSTVRLAKNPFEMDQETHDAKTKILREYFDGKRVQASVGKFDPVEVFQFPSRPAPRGRIHPPIRYTIEKMHKLKQKIEDSSEEDKKAIMKEVTNALRQVPIKTLRFYQDVRPPYRGTVTLKPYQAGKTSMRRLARNPTLRDQLPLNYEHDSEAEWESEGEDVDIEDDEEDDLDDGDGDMDEFLDDSEDHGPARFVSANGLEPESTGLCWEDQKRAGPNRTLYEHRMEFILESLDHRSGIDPFSTKYWEPEPKPKSVGRPTKDKAAGESSTPSNAFKAISGTKAGVQSLPKKIMENNNLQELKDVIRANPKIAKGGLVDLSYVALAHAKISRNDIKEAIAAVAEKVGGKGHSASWTIKPGFDV, encoded by the exons ATGCCTCTGTTCGAGATGTCGACAAACGTCCAGCGAGAGTCGGACATGGGGGCCAACGTTCTGAAGAGAAGCCATGAAGAGTtctcgggcgacgagctcATGATTGACGAACGTggtctcgccgtcggcgtcaaaCAGCAGGCTACCGAAGCTGCCGTCCAGCCCGTCAAAG CCGCCCCCCATTCTCCTCAGATGCTTGACCGCGactcaccaccaccccaGAGCAGCCCAGGTTCCCTAACTGACGCCGCCACCAATACCCCCCCTCGCGGCTCGCCATCCCCCAATCTTACCCCCACCAAGACCCCATCCTCTCCGAAGCTGACCACCGATGCCGGCTCTTCATCAAACCCTCCTGCCCCGAATCCCACGCCTTCCGCAAATCAGTTGGCTAAACGGAAGCGCCGGACCGCTGCCGAaaaagaggccgaggaaaaggaaaaggcccagaagaagaaggagcgtgaagagaagaaggaggccaagcaggccgaaaaggccaaggccgatgCAGAGAAGCAGGCTAGGCTGGACGAGAAGCGtcgcaagaaggaggaagaagagcgaaAGGTccaagaggagaaggagaagaaggagcgTGCTCAACCGAAGCTCATGTCCTTCTTCAAGGCACCTTCTACTACACCCAAAAAGGATGCAGCAGTCACCCCGAATATCAAGACGGAGAGCCCCGCCAAACCGGCCGCCACATCTACTAGTTCGGCAGCACCCACggtcaagaaggaggaaaagtCTGAGTACGAGAAGCGGTTCAAACCGTTTTACATCCACAGCACCGTACGCTTGGCCAAGAACCCCTTCGAGATGGACCAAGAGACGCACGATGCCAAGACCAAAATCTTGAGAGAGTACTTCGACGGCAAGCGAGTGCAGGCCTCAGTGGGCAAGTTCGATCCCGTCGAGGTCTTCCAGTTCCCCAGCCGTCCAGCCCCACGAGGAAGAATCCACCCGCCCATTCGGTACACCATAGAAAAGATGCATAAGCTGAAGCAAAAGATCGAAGACTCGAGTGAGGAGGATAAGAAGGCAATCATGAAGGAGGTCACTAACGCACTGAGACAAGTCCCCATCAAGACCCTTCGCTTCTACCAGGACGTGCGTCCTCCTTACAGAGGCACCGTTACCCTTAAACCCTACCAAGCAGGCAAGACCAGCATGCGACGACTCGCACGGAACCCGACTCTACGCGACCAGCTCCCCCTGAACTACGAACACGACTCGGAAGCCGAATGGGAAAGTGAAGGTGAAGACGTTGACAttgaagacgatgaggaagacgacctcgacgacggtgacggcgacatGGACGAATTTCTCGACGACTCGGAGGACCACGGCCCCGCCCGGTTCGTCAGTGCCAATGGCCTCGAACCTGAGAGTACAGGGCTCTGCTGGGAGGATCAGAAACGCGCCGGTCCCAACCGCACCTTGTACGAACATAGAATGGAGTTCATTCTGG AATCTCTCGATCATCGGTCTGGAATCGACCCTTTCTCAACCAAGTACTGGGAGCCtgagccgaagccgaagtcGGTTGGCCGTCCTACCAAGGACAAGGCTGCCGGCgagtcgtcgacgccgtctaATGCCTTCAAGGCCATCAGCGGCACCAAGGCTGGTGTACAGTCACTGCCGAAGAAGATTATGGAGAACAACAACCTCCAGGAGCTCAAGGATGTCATCAGGGCGAATCCAAAGATCGCCAAGGGTGGCCTGGTCGACCTCTCTTATGTCGCGCTCGCCCATGCCAAGATCTCCCGTAATGACATCAAAGAGGCCATTGCAGCTGTGGCCGAGAAGGTGGGGGGCAAGGGACATTCTGCCTCTTGGACTATCAAGCCAGGTTTCGATGTTTGA
- a CDS encoding Putative peptidase M43, pregnancy-associated plasma-A, with translation MLSRAAAALLLSLGASSALAKLQCINDDLVAVEAPASALPVYVKRQESKPVDVYFHVTSSVANRERITDAIVDAQFEVLHSTYLRHGFELSLVNVSRVVDDVLAKGFYEDSGIGIPDFDGYLAWRAATRRGGYDALNVYFFTDLAESIGGHCNLAGVVEDGSQQFWQDGCWVNGDTMPGIPPRSGGGGGGGNGTETVPRKGHVAVHEVGHWFGLLHTFHGRLCEAINDQVADTPAQAGGSTGCPIGRDSCPGSPGLDPIHNFMDYSDDSCTTEFTPGQEERMHQMFDVYRRWQG, from the exons ATGCTCTctcgcgccgccgcagcgcTGCTGCTTTCCCTCggggcctcgtcggcgctggcgaAGCTCCAGTGCAtcaacgacgacctcgtcgcggtcgaggcgcccgcctccgcccttCCCGTGTACGTCAAGCGCCAGGAGTCCAAGCCGGTCGACGTCTACTTCCACGTCACCAGCTCCGTGGCCAACAGGGAGCGCATcaccgacgccatcgtcgacgcccag TTCGAGGTGCTGCACTCAACCTACCTCCGCCACGGCTTCGAGCTCTCCCTCGTCAACGTCTcgcgcgtcgtcgacgacgtgctcgcCAAGGGGTTCTACGAGGACTCGGGCATCGGCATTCCCGACTTCGACGGCTACCTCGCCTGGCGCGCCGCCACGCGCCGCGGCGGCTACGACGCGCTCAACGTCTACTTCTTCACGGAcctggccgagagcatcgGCGGGCACTGCAACCtcgcgggcgtcgtcgaggacggcagcCAGCAGTTCTGGCAGGACGGGTGCTGGGTCAACGGCGACACGATGCCGGGTATCCCGCCccggagcggcggcggcggcggcggcggcaacgggaCCGAGACGGTGCCGAGAAAGGGGCACGTTGCGGTGCACGAGGTCGGCCACTGGTTCGGGCTGCTGCATACCTTCCACGGGCGGTTGTGCGAGGCCATCAACGATCAGGTCGCCGACACGCCGGCGCAGGCCGGGGGCAGCACGGGGTGTCCCATCGGACGTGATTCGTGCCCTGGCTCGCCTGGATTGGACCCCATTCACAACTTTATGGACTACTCGGACGATTCCTG CACAACCGAGTTCACGCCGGGACAGGAGGAGCGCATGCATCAGATGTTTGATGTCTACAGGAGATGGCAGGGCTAG
- a CDS encoding Putative DSBA-like thioredoxin domain, Thioredoxin-like superfamily, translating to MTVIKIDVVFDFVCAWCYIGKRKLDRAIALYQKTYPGGKDDVFAITWHPYYLGYNPSSHSVDKSQLAETKLSDMSPERRAALTRRMEQVGRSLGINFQWGGKIGPDTRGAHCLVRLSRAKGPEATADVVEKLFEAYHELEKDISEEEVLRAVASDAGLDSVEVEGLLKSETGLDGLDNDEKRSQDISGGAGVPLFVIQDSHRLEGARDASDFYEAFVQVKETEAPAS from the exons ATGACCGTCATCAAAATCGACGTCGTTTTTGACTTCGTCTGCGCC TGGTGCTACATCGGCAAGCGCAAGCTAGACAGGGCCATCGCCCTCTACCAGAAGACATATCCGGGCGGGAAGGACGACGTGTTCGCCATTACCTGGCACCCGTACTACCTGGGTTACAACCCCTCGTCCCATAGCGTGGACAAGAGccagctggccgagaccAAGCTGAGCGACATGAGCCCCGAGCGACGCGCTGCTCTGACGCGGCGCATGGAGCAGGTTGGTCGTTCCCTTGGCATCAACTTCCAGTGGGGAGGCAAGATCGGGCCCGATACGCGTGGCGCGCATTGTCTTGTACGTCTCAGCCGCGCAAAAGGCCCCGAAGCGACGGCAGACGTGGTCGAGAAGCTATTCGAGGCATACCatgagctcgagaaggatATTTCTGAGGAGGAGGTGCTCCGTGCCGTTGCATCGGATGCCGGTCTTGATTCTGTAGAAGTGGAAGGGCTGCTGAAGTCGGAAACGGGCCTGGATGGGTTGGACAACGATGAGAAGCGAAGTCAGGACATTTctggcggcgccggagtTCCTCTTTTTGTCATCCAGGACAGTCACCGACTTGAAGGCGCCCGGGACGCGTCAGACTTCTATGAAGCGTTCGTTCAGGTGAAGGAGACGGAAGCACCTGCGTCATAA